In Aegilops tauschii subsp. strangulata cultivar AL8/78 chromosome 3, Aet v6.0, whole genome shotgun sequence, one genomic interval encodes:
- the LOC109784639 gene encoding uncharacterized protein — MRKSKAAAAAAAKQPHHAAQNGHALPSRLARYLDPDASLDKDQLLDAVHWIRQAVGLACGLLWGAVPLVGAFWIALFFTISTVIVHLYYAHLLKIDEEDFGGHAALLQEGLFASFTLFLLSWTLVYSLAHF; from the exons ATGAGGAAGtccaaggcggcggcggcggcggccgcgaaGCAGCCGCACCACGCGGCGCAGAACGGCCACGCCCTCCCGTCCCGGCTCGCCCGGTACCTCGACCCCGACGCGTCCTTGGACAAG GACCAGCTGCTGGACGCGGTGCACTGGATCCGGCAGGCGGTGGGGCTCGCCTGCGGCCTGCTCTGGGGCGCCGTCCCCCTCGTCGGCGCCTTCTGGATCGCCCT ATTCTTTACTATTTCCACCGTGATAGTTCATTTGTACTATGCACACTTGCTGAAGATTGATGAGGAAGACTTTGGAGGCCACGCCGCCCTACTTCAGGAGGGGCTCTTTGCTTCATTCACCCTTTTCCTG CTTTCGTGGACTCTAGTATACAGCTTGGCTCACTTCTGA
- the LOC109784640 gene encoding suppressor of disruption of TFIIS encodes MGHEGTKYGDDGRPTCDCLLFDLDDTLYPVGSGIGLDVMKNIQEYMVEKLGIDKSVSHELCILLYKQYGTTMAGLRAVGYQFDYDDFHGFVHGRLAYEKLKPDPLLRNILLSLPIRKLVFTNGDRLHASRAMKRLGIEDCFEGVLCFETLNPPSPTPAPANKVEIFDIMKHLAHPEPGVELPRSPILCKPNIDAMLHALKLADINPQTTIFFDDSVRNIQAGKQIGMHTVLVGTSERIKGADHALESLHNMKEAFPELWVEAVKDEDVRKSSKVGIETSVIA; translated from the exons CCTCGATGACACGCTCTACCCGGTGGGATCAGGCATCGGCCTCGACGTCATGAAGAACATCCAAG AATACATGGTTGAGAAGCTCGGCATTGACAAGAGCGTCAGCCACGAGCTCTGCATCCTGCTCTACAAGCAGTACGGAACCACCATGGCTGGGCTGCGG GCTGTCGGGTACCAATTCGACTACGATGATTTCCACGG CTTTGTTCATGGTAGGCTGGCCTATGAGAAGCTCAAGCCTGACCCTTTACTCAGGAACATCCTCCTGAGCTTACCAATCCGCAAACTC GTGTTCACGAATGGTGACAGGCTCCATGCTTCGAGGGCCATGAAGAGGCTTGGGATCGAGGACTGCTTTGAGGGAGTTCTGTGCTTTGAGACATTGAACCCGCCATCGCCCACTCCTGCGCCAGCCAACAAAGTTGAGATCTTCGATATAATGAAGCACCTGGCTCATCCAGAGCCTGGGGTTGAGCTGCCAAGGTCGCCAATCCTGTGCAAACCAAATATAGATGCAATGCTGCATGCCCTCAAGCTTGCCGACATCAATCCTCAGACTACT ATATTTTTCGATGATAGTGTCAGGAACATCCAGGCAGGGAAGCAAATCGGAATGCACACTGTCCTG GTTGGAACTTCTGAAAGGATTAAAGGTGCTGACCATGCCTTGGAGAGCCTTCACAACATGAAGGAAGCGTTTCCGGAACTGTGGGTTGAGGCTGTGAAGGATGAGGACGTCAGGAAGTCAAGCAAAGTTGGAATCGAGACATCGGTGATCGCGTAA